The Artemia franciscana chromosome 11, ASM3288406v1, whole genome shotgun sequence genome has a segment encoding these proteins:
- the LOC136032918 gene encoding activating transcription factor of chaperone-like isoform X2, protein MRHLILYLPEPYSALFSELEDFAPQISQQTQVESIDAPSSCQCEELNDDFPTPPASPPINPENETDLLKIANELLDWRNTSTELDSLFESVQDEVEHWDYIASSPESSSSMSWELSSSVGHDSSSITTEEDLSVLSPSVDYASSSIATEEDLSVARPASEHSYSRPFAEKIQVLPPLRLKKVLKTTSRAKYPAEVRKLRKKEQNKQAAIRYRLKKKEEELRFASYEKQLIKQNKNFVREANKVRAEIRIIKSIMKDYFIARGMI, encoded by the coding sequence aacctTACTCAGCGTTGTTTTCTGAATTAGAAGATTTTGCACCCCAAATATCCCAGCAAACTCAAGTGGAATCTATTGATGCTCCTTCAAGCTGTCAATGTGAAGAACTAAACGACGACTTTCCTACCCCTCCGGCGTCGCCTCCTATCAACCCGGAAAATGAAACAGATTTGCTAAAGATTGCCAACGAATTGTTAGACTGGAGGAACACCTCTACGGAATTAGATTCTCTTTTCGAATCTGTCCAAGATGAAGTTGAACATTGGGATTATATTGCCTCAAGCCCAGAAAGCTCATCATCAATGTCATGGGAGTTGTCGTCAAGCGTTGGTCATGACAGTTCTAGTATTACAACTGAAGAGGACTTGTCAGTCTTAAGCCCTAGTGTTGATTATGCCAGTTCGAGCATTGCAACTGAAGAGGATCTATCAGTAGCGCGCCCAGCAAGTGAGCATTCATATAGCAGACCTTTCGCcgaaaaaattcaagttttgcCGCCTCTTCGCTTGAAAAAAGTGTTGAAGACAACATCTCGTGCTAAATATCCAGCTGAAGTTCGAAAATTGAGGAAGAAGGAGCAGAATAAACAGGCAGCGATTCGGTAtcgtttaaaaaagaaagaagaggaATTACGTTTTGCCTCATATGAAAAACAGCTGATcaaacagaataaaaattttgtacgAGAGGCGAATAAAGTCCGTGCCGAAATTCGCATAATCAAGAGCATAATGAAAGATTACTTCATAGCTAGAGGGATGATATGA